One part of the Funiculus sociatus GB2-C1 genome encodes these proteins:
- a CDS encoding anthranilate synthase component I, translating to MQPWYWRSLPLQHRTGSIVFAALFLDSQIATLLESPYTENSNQTKNSLTRYSICAGVPRIVDGQPQMWTPPIGEILPFLRRKLQQSGKTGPTSAEALPFTGGWLGWLGYDLAWEIEQLPNLKTDPLPFPVAYWYEPASFAVLDHWEQTLWLAASDPSELDLLQSQLEQKSPEDREGFPNPQSPIPNPQSPIPNPQSPIPNPHFFSSQTDYEDAVRQAKKYIQAGDIFQANLSLRFEQPTNARPWDIYQALQQINPSPFASYWQTPWGAVISCSPERLVQLWEREAQTRPIAGTRSRGTTPTLDEQLARDLIANAKERAEHIMLVDLERNDLGCVCQWGSVKVNELFTIERYSHVMHLVSNVIGTISPNYDTVDLIRALFPGGTITGCPKVRCMEIIEELEPVRRSLFYGSCGYLDWRGHLDLNILIRTLLYTQRNNKAVVYGQVGAGIVADSDPEREWHESLYKAQALLAALNSFNISG from the coding sequence ATGCAACCTTGGTACTGGCGATCGCTTCCTCTACAACATCGAACTGGATCAATAGTATTCGCTGCATTATTTCTGGATTCTCAAATTGCTACCCTTCTAGAAAGTCCCTATACTGAAAACTCCAATCAAACTAAAAACTCCCTAACTCGATACTCCATCTGTGCTGGTGTCCCCCGAATTGTGGATGGACAACCTCAGATGTGGACACCACCTATAGGCGAGATTCTCCCTTTCCTACGCCGGAAGCTGCAACAATCAGGGAAAACAGGCCCCACCTCAGCCGAAGCCCTTCCTTTTACTGGTGGCTGGCTGGGGTGGTTAGGTTATGACCTTGCTTGGGAGATTGAGCAATTACCCAATCTCAAAACCGACCCGTTGCCGTTCCCAGTCGCTTATTGGTATGAACCAGCGTCTTTTGCCGTTCTCGACCACTGGGAACAAACCCTTTGGTTAGCAGCTAGCGACCCCTCTGAACTCGACTTGTTGCAAAGCCAGCTAGAACAGAAAAGCCCTGAAGACAGGGAAGGATTCCCCAATCCCCAATCCCCAATCCCCAATCCCCAATCCCCAATCCCCAATCCCCAATCCCCAATCCCCAATCCCCATTTCTTTTCATCCCAAACTGATTACGAAGACGCTGTGCGCCAAGCCAAAAAGTATATCCAGGCTGGAGATATCTTTCAGGCAAATCTTTCCCTCCGATTTGAGCAGCCCACCAATGCCCGCCCGTGGGATATTTATCAGGCGTTGCAGCAAATTAATCCTTCCCCCTTCGCTAGCTATTGGCAGACACCTTGGGGAGCGGTAATTAGCTGTTCTCCAGAACGATTGGTACAACTCTGGGAGCGAGAAGCGCAGACGCGACCAATTGCCGGGACGCGATCGCGCGGTACCACCCCAACCCTCGACGAACAACTAGCTCGTGACTTGATCGCCAACGCCAAAGAAAGAGCTGAACACATCATGCTGGTGGATCTAGAGCGTAACGACCTGGGGTGCGTTTGTCAGTGGGGTTCTGTAAAAGTTAATGAACTTTTCACCATAGAGCGCTACAGCCATGTTATGCACCTCGTCAGCAACGTTATTGGCACGATTAGCCCAAACTACGATACCGTTGACTTAATTCGCGCCCTCTTCCCCGGAGGCACCATCACAGGTTGCCCCAAAGTCCGGTGTATGGAAATCATTGAAGAACTTGAACCCGTGCGTCGCAGCTTGTTCTACGGTTCCTGTGGTTATCTTGATTGGCGGGGACACCTGGACTTAAATATTTTGATCCGCACCCTCCTTTATACCCAGCGCAACAATAAAGCTGTTGTTTACGGGCAAGTTGGGGCAGGGATCGTTGCGGATAGCGATCCTGAGCGAGAATGGCATGAATCTTTATACAAAGCTCAAGCTCTGCTGGCAGCACTGAACAGTTTTAATATCAGTGGGTAG
- a CDS encoding energy-coupling factor transporter transmembrane component T family protein: MDLLRSLPLGLYLEQPITWLHNLDPRVKIAWLMSFLIAPVLANPYWRIALALILIIITFSAAIPLRVWRQQMGWLLMVSFFVFILSAIAPDALASDYQRRLPSDEIAFTVEAKPSAEQSGQQPTKNNQNASPVQSQATNSTNYRYVLFHQGPIKITRKSLDLAISVSTLLFILIYSTNLFLLTTAPEEITAGMESLMRPLRRFKLPVTEIALTLTLSLRFIPLVLEEIQNLIRSVRTRAINWKKLGLRRSLQVWLLVAERLLENLLLRADQIASAMNVRGFTSPDRHRVQWHQLRLKRGDLVALVSLVVLWGARLIWGWET, from the coding sequence ATGGATTTACTGCGAAGTCTGCCACTGGGACTGTACCTCGAACAACCGATTACCTGGCTGCATAACCTTGACCCACGGGTGAAAATAGCTTGGTTGATGAGCTTTCTCATAGCGCCAGTCCTAGCAAATCCCTACTGGCGGATAGCCCTAGCACTAATACTAATTATTATTACTTTCAGTGCCGCTATCCCCTTGCGCGTTTGGCGACAGCAAATGGGTTGGCTATTAATGGTAAGTTTTTTTGTCTTCATCCTGAGCGCGATCGCCCCCGACGCATTAGCATCTGACTATCAGCGTCGTCTTCCATCAGATGAAATAGCCTTTACAGTAGAGGCGAAGCCTTCAGCAGAGCAATCCGGACAACAGCCGACAAAGAATAACCAGAATGCTTCGCCCGTACAGTCGCAAGCAACAAACTCCACAAACTACCGCTACGTCCTGTTTCACCAAGGGCCAATTAAAATTACTCGCAAGTCCCTGGATCTAGCAATAAGCGTCAGCACCTTACTGTTTATCCTGATTTACAGCACCAACCTCTTTTTGCTCACAACCGCACCAGAAGAAATTACCGCTGGTATGGAAAGCTTAATGCGACCCTTGCGCCGCTTCAAATTGCCCGTAACAGAAATTGCCCTCACCTTGACCCTTTCCCTACGCTTCATTCCCTTAGTTCTAGAAGAAATACAGAATTTAATTCGTTCCGTGCGAACGCGGGCGATAAACTGGAAAAAGTTAGGTCTCCGTAGAAGTCTGCAAGTCTGGTTGCTGGTAGCCGAACGACTACTGGAAAATCTCCTCCTACGAGCCGATCAAATCGCCAGTGCCATGAACGTGCGCGGCTTCACCAGTCCGGATCGGCATCGCGTTCAGTGGCACCAGCTGCGCCTTAAGAGGGGCGATCTGGTGGCGCTGGTGAGTTTGGTTGTACTATGGGGAGCGCGGCTGATTTGGGGATGGGAAACATAA
- the der gene encoding ribosome biogenesis GTPase Der — protein sequence MSLPIVAIIGRPNVGKSTIVNRLAGVQDAIVHDEPGVTRDRTYRRAFWQDREYVVVDTGGLVFDDDTEFLPMIREQAMLALAEAKAAILVVDGQAGLTTSDEAIARWLRQQTVPVVLAVNKCESPEQGLTQASEFWQLGLGEPFPVSGIHGNGTGELLDELIKYLPSAEEIEETDEIKVAIVGRPNVGKSSLLNAFVGENRSIVSPISGTTRDAIDTVVERDEKTYRLIDTAGIRRKKNVEYGAEFFGINRAFKAIRRADVVLLVIDAVDGVTEQDQKLAGRIDEEGRACVIVVNKWDAIEKDSHTIYEFEEIFKQRLSFIEWAETIFVSAQTGQRVEKILELVNVAAEEHKRRVTTAVINEVLQEAISWHSPPTTRQGKQGKIYYGTQVSSQPPAIALFVNEPKRFNDNYRRYIERQFRQQLGFKGTPLRLMWRGKKVREVEAGNRNRATRV from the coding sequence ATGTCCCTGCCAATTGTCGCTATTATCGGTCGCCCAAACGTGGGCAAATCTACTATTGTCAATCGTTTGGCAGGTGTACAAGATGCCATTGTGCATGACGAGCCTGGTGTGACACGCGATCGCACTTATCGCCGCGCCTTCTGGCAAGATCGGGAGTATGTAGTCGTGGACACTGGCGGATTAGTGTTTGATGATGACACTGAATTTCTCCCGATGATTCGGGAACAGGCGATGCTGGCGCTTGCAGAGGCAAAAGCGGCGATATTGGTGGTTGACGGTCAAGCCGGATTAACAACCTCAGATGAAGCGATCGCCCGATGGTTGCGTCAACAAACCGTACCTGTAGTGTTAGCCGTCAATAAATGCGAGTCACCAGAACAAGGTTTAACCCAAGCCTCGGAATTTTGGCAACTAGGATTAGGTGAACCTTTCCCCGTCTCTGGCATTCATGGCAACGGTACAGGCGAGTTACTTGACGAACTAATCAAATACTTGCCGAGTGCAGAAGAAATCGAAGAAACCGACGAAATTAAAGTTGCCATTGTCGGACGACCAAATGTCGGTAAATCGAGCTTGTTGAACGCCTTTGTCGGCGAAAATCGCTCCATCGTTAGCCCAATTTCAGGCACCACCCGCGATGCTATCGATACCGTTGTGGAACGGGACGAGAAAACCTACCGCTTGATCGATACAGCAGGGATTCGCAGAAAGAAAAACGTTGAGTACGGCGCAGAATTTTTTGGAATTAATCGCGCCTTCAAAGCTATCCGGCGTGCAGACGTGGTTCTGTTAGTAATTGACGCAGTTGATGGTGTCACCGAACAAGACCAAAAACTAGCAGGACGCATTGACGAAGAAGGGCGAGCTTGCGTAATTGTTGTTAACAAGTGGGACGCTATTGAAAAAGACTCTCACACGATCTACGAGTTTGAAGAAATCTTCAAACAACGACTGAGTTTTATCGAGTGGGCAGAAACAATCTTTGTCAGCGCTCAAACTGGACAACGAGTAGAGAAAATTCTAGAGTTGGTGAACGTAGCCGCCGAAGAACACAAGCGACGAGTAACCACCGCCGTGATTAACGAAGTGCTACAAGAAGCGATTTCCTGGCACTCGCCCCCAACCACCAGACAAGGGAAACAAGGTAAAATCTACTACGGCACTCAGGTAAGCAGTCAACCGCCTGCGATCGCGCTATTTGTTAACGAACCCAAGCGCTTTAACGACAACTACCGTCGCTACATCGAACGTCAATTCCGACAACAGCTAGGCTTTAAGGGAACACCGTTGCGCTTGATGTGGCGAGGCAAAAAAGTCCGCGAAGTCGAAGCAGGGAACCGAAACAGAGCCACCCGTGTATAA